The following coding sequences are from one Prochlorococcus sp. MIT 0604 window:
- the psbC gene encoding photosystem II reaction center protein CP43: METPFNNLLRAPNQSIEETGYAWYVGNARLINLSGRLLGAHIAHSGLIVFWAGAMMLFEVNHFTFDKPMWEQGLICMPHVAMFGYGIGPGGEVTDIMPFFQAGVVHLIASAVLGFGGIYHSLAGPEKLEEDFPFFSTDWRDKNQMTNILGYHLIVLGVGALAWSVNWCFIGGAYDTWAPGGGEVRLVNPTLDPRVILGYLFRSPWGGAGSIIGVNSIEDIVGGHVYVGITAIIGGIFHIFTKPFGWARRAFIWNGEGLLSYALGGICVASFIASTFIWFNNTAYPSEFYGPTNAEASQAQSFTFLVRDQRIGANVGSTMGPTGLGKYLMRSPTGEIIFGGETMRFWDFRGPWLEPLRGPNGLSLEKIQNDIQPWQVRRAAEYMTHAPNASINSVGGIITEPNAVNFVNLRQWLAAAQFFLGWFTFIGHLWHAGRARAAAAGFEKGIDRKSEPALEMPDLD; this comes from the coding sequence GTGGAAACGCCCTTTAATAATTTATTAAGAGCTCCAAACCAAAGTATTGAGGAAACTGGTTATGCCTGGTATGTAGGTAACGCTAGATTAATCAATTTATCTGGACGTTTATTAGGAGCTCACATTGCTCACTCTGGACTAATAGTCTTTTGGGCGGGAGCAATGATGCTCTTTGAGGTTAATCATTTTACTTTTGATAAACCAATGTGGGAGCAAGGTTTAATCTGTATGCCACACGTTGCAATGTTTGGCTATGGGATAGGCCCAGGTGGTGAAGTTACTGATATCATGCCTTTCTTCCAAGCAGGCGTGGTTCATTTGATAGCTTCCGCTGTACTTGGTTTTGGTGGTATTTACCATTCATTAGCAGGTCCAGAGAAACTTGAAGAAGATTTTCCATTTTTCTCAACTGATTGGAGAGATAAAAATCAAATGACAAATATCCTTGGATATCATTTGATTGTTCTAGGTGTTGGTGCATTAGCATGGTCAGTAAACTGGTGTTTTATTGGCGGTGCATATGACACATGGGCACCTGGTGGTGGTGAAGTCAGACTTGTAAACCCAACTCTAGATCCAAGAGTTATTCTTGGTTATCTATTCAGATCTCCATGGGGAGGAGCTGGTTCAATAATCGGTGTTAACTCCATTGAAGATATTGTTGGTGGACATGTTTATGTTGGTATTACTGCAATTATTGGAGGAATATTCCACATCTTTACTAAACCTTTTGGATGGGCGAGAAGAGCATTCATTTGGAACGGTGAAGGACTATTAAGTTATGCACTTGGTGGAATTTGTGTAGCAAGTTTTATTGCTTCAACATTCATCTGGTTCAACAACACTGCTTACCCTTCAGAGTTTTATGGCCCAACAAATGCTGAAGCTTCACAAGCCCAAAGCTTTACTTTCCTAGTGAGAGATCAAAGAATTGGAGCTAACGTAGGTTCAACAATGGGACCAACAGGTCTAGGTAAGTATCTCATGAGATCTCCTACTGGTGAAATTATATTTGGTGGTGAAACAATGAGATTTTGGGATTTCAGAGGGCCATGGTTAGAGCCTTTAAGAGGACCTAACGGATTGAGCCTCGAGAAAATCCAAAATGATATTCAGCCTTGGCAGGTAAGAAGAGCAGCTGAATATATGACTCATGCTCCTAACGCTTCTATCAACTCTGTTGGTGGAATCATTACAGAGCCTAATGCTGTTAACTTCGTCAACTTAAGACAATGGTTAGCTGCAGCTCAATTCTTCCTAGGATGGTTTACATTCATCGGTCACCTTTGGCATGCTGGACGTGCTAGAGCGGCCGCTGCAGGTTTCGAAAAAGGAATCGACAGAAAGAGTGAACCAGCTCTAGAAATGCCTGATTTAGATTAA
- a CDS encoding nucleoside triphosphate pyrophosphatase — protein sequence MLILASASKSRKKLLENCQIEFIQISSDFDETTIQEKNIFNLALELSFQKANSLSEKIQTISLPVEFNFGSLEILGCDSIFEFKGEAYGKPSNKEEAIIRWKKMSGEFGFLHTGHTLIVGSFDSTSKNFKITEIIKETVSSKVYFSKLEDWEIKSYVDTNEPLYCAGGFALEGIGGKYIEKIEGCFSNVMGLSLPWLRENLYR from the coding sequence GTGTTAATTCTAGCCTCTGCATCCAAATCTAGAAAGAAATTACTTGAAAATTGTCAAATTGAATTTATCCAAATATCAAGTGACTTTGATGAAACTACTATTCAAGAAAAGAACATATTTAATTTAGCTTTAGAATTATCTTTTCAAAAGGCTAATAGTTTATCTGAAAAAATTCAAACAATATCATTGCCTGTAGAGTTTAATTTCGGTTCTTTGGAAATACTTGGGTGTGATTCGATTTTTGAATTTAAGGGAGAAGCTTATGGAAAACCATCTAATAAAGAAGAGGCAATTATTAGATGGAAAAAAATGTCTGGAGAATTTGGATTTTTACATACTGGTCATACTCTAATAGTTGGAAGTTTTGACTCAACTTCCAAAAATTTTAAAATCACTGAAATAATAAAAGAAACAGTAAGTTCAAAAGTTTATTTTTCTAAGTTGGAAGATTGGGAAATCAAGAGTTATGTAGATACAAATGAACCTCTATATTGCGCCGGAGGATTTGCTTTGGAAGGTATAGGCGGTAAATATATAGAAAAAATAGAGGGTTGCTTCAGTAATGTAATGGGATTAAGTTTGCCATGGCTTAGAGAAAATTTATATAGATAA
- a CDS encoding cobyric acid synthase: MDLEGKLHEIKKPIMVLGTSSGAGKSLTVTAICRILKNLGEQPIPFKGQNMSNNAWVDWEGGEMAYSQALQAFACGIKPSTEMNPILLKPQGNSISEVIHLGKSIGITTAKNYYQDWFVPGWEVIKKSLNSIYKKKPNCRLIIEGAGSPVEMNLIHRDLTNLKVAKYLNANCILVTDIERGGVFAQIIGTLELMKPEEKKLIKGIIINRFRGDISLFEEGKKWIESKTKIPVIGIIPWLNDSFPPEDSLDLLEKKSHFRNPEIKVGIIKLPSISNFSDFDPLENEDSILIEWIEESQNLKRYDFIILPGSKQTIKDQIFLENSGLSQNLREYANNQGNIIGICGGLQMLGTTLEDPYLKEGSKNYSEQKIKGIGLLPLKTTFFNKKLTRQINSESLWPCQSKINGFEIHNGQTELDKQQGSLKIKTIFKDLDLGWYKENKEGGIIAGTYIHGIFENDKWRDQYINLIRKRKKLPPLKKKTRSYRVKRELIIENLANEFEKHLNLSSLLI; this comes from the coding sequence ATGGATTTAGAAGGAAAATTACATGAAATAAAAAAGCCAATAATGGTCCTAGGAACTTCCAGTGGAGCAGGAAAATCTCTAACGGTTACTGCTATTTGTAGGATTCTTAAAAATTTAGGAGAACAACCAATCCCTTTTAAAGGACAAAATATGAGTAATAACGCTTGGGTTGACTGGGAAGGTGGAGAGATGGCATATTCACAAGCACTCCAAGCTTTTGCTTGTGGTATTAAACCCTCTACAGAGATGAATCCCATTTTATTAAAACCACAAGGAAATTCAATAAGTGAGGTGATTCACCTTGGCAAAAGTATAGGAATAACAACCGCCAAAAATTACTACCAAGACTGGTTTGTTCCAGGTTGGGAAGTAATTAAAAAAAGTCTAAATTCTATTTATAAAAAAAAACCAAATTGCCGTTTAATTATCGAAGGAGCTGGAAGTCCAGTAGAGATGAATTTAATTCATAGAGATCTCACTAATTTAAAAGTTGCTAAGTATTTAAATGCAAATTGCATTTTAGTTACTGATATTGAAAGGGGAGGGGTATTTGCACAAATAATCGGAACCCTTGAATTAATGAAACCAGAAGAAAAAAAACTTATTAAGGGAATTATTATTAATAGATTCAGAGGAGACATCTCATTATTTGAAGAAGGGAAGAAATGGATAGAAAGTAAAACTAAAATCCCTGTTATTGGAATTATTCCATGGTTAAATGATTCTTTCCCCCCCGAAGATTCTTTAGATTTATTAGAAAAAAAATCTCATTTTAGGAATCCTGAAATTAAAGTTGGGATAATAAAATTACCATCTATAAGTAACTTCTCAGATTTTGATCCATTAGAAAATGAGGATTCAATATTAATTGAATGGATTGAAGAATCTCAGAACTTAAAGAGGTATGACTTTATTATTCTTCCTGGCAGCAAACAAACTATTAAAGATCAAATATTTCTTGAAAATTCTGGCTTATCTCAGAACTTAAGGGAATATGCAAATAATCAAGGAAATATTATTGGCATTTGTGGAGGATTACAAATGCTAGGCACAACACTTGAAGATCCTTATTTGAAAGAAGGTTCCAAAAATTATTCTGAACAAAAAATTAAAGGCATTGGATTACTACCATTAAAAACGACTTTCTTTAATAAAAAATTAACACGTCAAATCAACTCTGAATCATTATGGCCATGCCAATCAAAAATTAATGGCTTTGAAATTCATAATGGCCAAACTGAATTAGATAAACAGCAAGGCTCATTAAAGATTAAAACTATTTTCAAAGACTTAGATCTAGGTTGGTATAAAGAAAATAAAGAAGGTGGAATAATTGCCGGTACATATATTCATGGGATATTTGAAAATGATAAGTGGAGAGATCAATATATAAATTTGATAAGAAAGAGAAAAAAATTACCGCCATTAAAGAAAAAAACAAGGTCTTATAGAGTTAAGAGGGAATTAATAATTGAAAATCTCGCAAATGAATTTGAAAAGCATTTAAATCTCTCATCATTATTAATTTGA
- a CDS encoding 2Fe-2S iron-sulfur cluster binding domain-containing protein, translating into MKNSKIKIRWPNDNETFASEGDDWFLSAQKAGLAIPSGCLTGSCGACEIDVNGETIRACISDIKNNKKGLLKVSLTTDPFWET; encoded by the coding sequence TTGAAAAACTCAAAAATTAAAATTCGATGGCCAAATGATAATGAGACCTTTGCTTCAGAGGGTGATGATTGGTTCTTATCTGCACAAAAAGCTGGTTTAGCAATTCCCTCAGGCTGTCTTACAGGAAGTTGCGGTGCATGCGAAATAGATGTAAATGGTGAAACTATAAGAGCTTGTATAAGTGATATTAAAAATAATAAAAAAGGCTTATTAAAAGTTTCATTAACTACAGATCCTTTTTGGGAAACCTAA
- a CDS encoding TIGR02466 family protein — translation MKIQIKPGFLFPTQFWTAELNENIEQLQKEAYLIRKNDKDGVVKSNSGFQSYHSKDIRDLNNLPGTNHLLKQIINAVNTIHQISRKGDLQLTNFWINISGKGSSNTPHTHSGLTYSGVFFIKVPKEMKGGRFLFYRNFNEADFISSEYMGLFKEGYQMQGYDYPINTISPKENLLVVFPSWVPHAVEINLSDEERISLSFNFKLNRTF, via the coding sequence ATGAAAATTCAAATTAAACCTGGTTTTTTATTCCCAACACAGTTTTGGACTGCTGAACTAAATGAAAATATAGAGCAATTACAAAAAGAGGCTTATTTGATCAGAAAAAATGATAAAGATGGTGTTGTTAAAAGTAATTCTGGTTTTCAATCATATCATTCAAAAGACATTAGAGATTTAAATAATCTTCCAGGAACCAATCATTTATTAAAGCAAATTATTAATGCTGTTAATACAATTCATCAAATCAGCAGAAAAGGTGACCTACAATTAACAAATTTTTGGATAAATATAAGTGGAAAAGGTTCTTCTAATACGCCTCATACTCATTCAGGCTTAACTTATTCAGGTGTATTTTTCATTAAAGTACCAAAAGAAATGAAAGGAGGAAGATTTCTTTTCTATAGGAATTTTAATGAAGCTGACTTCATTTCCTCAGAATATATGGGTCTTTTTAAAGAAGGCTACCAAATGCAAGGATATGACTATCCCATTAATACAATTTCACCAAAGGAAAATTTGCTAGTTGTTTTTCCTTCCTGGGTTCCTCACGCGGTTGAGATTAATTTATCTGATGAGGAAAGAATAAGTCTTTCGTTTAATTTTAAATTAAATAGAACTTTCTAA
- a CDS encoding DEAD/DEAH box helicase family protein — protein sequence MLSERSIQVIDLFKKPETKDLVFASNNWDEFSKNITQLGSSPENNKKKGDVFELLTSLYFVNNPIFSSKLVNLWHHTNVPNQIFDCLDLQKPEVGVDLIAESNDGNLWAIQCKYHEDINKNVSYDEVSTFFGITEREITYSKIRHRIISSSALEVSKKISNVHREKLGFLTYSDFSQLNNEDFKNFHSILDNQKIILSKYEPREHQKIALRNCLDYFSRESRGKLIHPCGSGKSLTGYWFFRYMNGRNAIIIVPSLQLVKQTLKTWAREFLCEGIEIDWIAVCSDDDVKNLDDPALNTFEIGIEVNTDNQIISSFLEKDSDKIKIVITTYQSGKKIIEAGKDSGLIFDIGIFDEAHKTVGNKKKPFAQLLYDENIQITKRLFMTATERVFKGDSEEIVSMDDEQIYGKVVDQISFKSALEQKPPILSDYKIFSTVIYKDQIKELIDNNEFLTAGNKLWSFEADASTFAALITLRKIIKEHKVKHIISFHRNIKRAKEFRELNEEVNKLGGEFGYVHSFHISGKDSTGKRSEALNRFIYEDPSLITNARCLTEGVDIPEVDAVLFADPKHSKVDIVQAAGRAMRVSQNKEFGYIILPIVLEGEDNSSVQENAFKQIITVLSALGMSDERIIAEFQQIAQGKVPKERIFKFIEDEEVFSSINLKEFYSNIDLKIWNRLSFAKTFMYDAPFSDWMRKETNLSDSSVGKYVSAVYKITNEILKMKPQYSTVDELVRNEDLEELKNEWLSVPENKALDVRGKSMYSAGFNKLISFFRSHNS from the coding sequence ATGCTTTCAGAAAGATCAATTCAAGTTATAGATCTTTTTAAGAAACCAGAAACAAAAGATTTAGTTTTTGCCTCAAATAATTGGGATGAGTTTTCCAAAAATATAACTCAACTTGGATCAAGTCCAGAAAATAATAAAAAAAAGGGGGATGTATTCGAATTATTAACTTCCCTTTATTTCGTAAATAATCCTATTTTTTCTAGTAAATTAGTAAATCTTTGGCACCATACCAATGTTCCAAATCAAATATTTGATTGTTTAGATTTGCAGAAACCAGAAGTTGGTGTTGATCTTATAGCTGAATCAAATGATGGGAATCTTTGGGCAATTCAATGCAAATATCACGAGGATATAAACAAAAACGTTTCTTATGATGAGGTCAGTACTTTTTTTGGGATTACAGAAAGAGAAATAACTTATAGCAAAATAAGACATCGGATTATAAGTTCATCAGCGTTAGAAGTTAGTAAGAAAATTTCAAATGTTCATAGAGAAAAATTAGGTTTTTTAACATATTCAGATTTCTCCCAACTCAATAATGAAGATTTTAAAAATTTTCATTCAATTTTAGATAATCAAAAAATAATACTTAGTAAATATGAGCCAAGGGAACATCAAAAGATAGCCCTGAGAAATTGTCTTGATTATTTCTCTAGAGAATCTAGAGGCAAACTAATACATCCTTGTGGTTCTGGAAAAAGTTTAACTGGGTACTGGTTTTTCAGATATATGAATGGTCGAAATGCGATAATCATTGTTCCTAGCTTACAGCTTGTAAAACAAACTCTTAAAACTTGGGCTAGAGAATTTCTATGTGAAGGGATAGAAATTGATTGGATTGCCGTTTGTAGTGATGATGATGTCAAAAATCTTGATGATCCAGCTTTAAATACTTTTGAAATTGGTATCGAGGTTAATACTGATAATCAAATAATTTCCTCGTTCTTAGAAAAAGATTCTGACAAAATAAAAATTGTAATTACTACTTATCAAAGTGGAAAAAAAATAATAGAAGCTGGGAAAGATTCAGGTTTAATTTTCGATATTGGAATATTTGACGAGGCACATAAAACTGTAGGTAATAAGAAAAAACCTTTCGCACAACTTCTTTACGATGAAAATATTCAAATCACAAAAAGATTATTTATGACAGCTACTGAAAGAGTTTTTAAAGGAGATTCTGAGGAGATTGTCTCAATGGATGATGAGCAAATTTATGGAAAAGTTGTTGATCAAATCTCATTTAAATCTGCTCTAGAACAAAAACCTCCAATTCTTTCCGATTATAAAATTTTCTCCACAGTGATTTATAAAGATCAGATAAAAGAATTAATTGATAATAATGAATTTCTTACTGCTGGTAATAAGTTGTGGTCTTTTGAAGCTGATGCCTCTACATTCGCAGCATTAATTACTTTAAGGAAGATTATCAAAGAACATAAAGTAAAACATATAATCTCATTTCATAGGAATATAAAAAGGGCTAAGGAATTTAGAGAATTAAATGAGGAAGTAAATAAATTAGGAGGAGAATTTGGATATGTTCATTCTTTTCATATTTCTGGAAAAGATAGTACCGGGAAAAGATCAGAAGCACTTAATAGATTTATTTATGAAGATCCAAGTTTAATAACTAATGCAAGATGCCTTACTGAGGGGGTTGATATCCCAGAAGTTGATGCAGTACTTTTTGCGGATCCAAAGCATAGCAAGGTAGATATAGTGCAGGCAGCTGGAAGGGCAATGAGAGTTTCCCAAAATAAAGAATTTGGATATATTATTTTGCCGATAGTACTTGAGGGGGAAGATAATAGTTCCGTTCAGGAGAATGCTTTCAAACAAATAATTACAGTGTTATCTGCCTTAGGAATGAGTGATGAGAGAATTATTGCTGAGTTTCAACAAATCGCACAAGGAAAAGTTCCAAAAGAAAGAATTTTTAAATTCATTGAAGATGAGGAAGTATTTAGTTCAATTAATCTAAAAGAGTTTTATTCAAATATTGACTTAAAAATATGGAATAGGTTGAGTTTTGCAAAAACCTTTATGTATGATGCTCCATTTTCAGATTGGATGAGAAAAGAAACAAATTTGAGTGACAGTTCTGTTGGGAAATATGTCAGTGCGGTTTATAAAATTACCAATGAGATTTTAAAAATGAAACCTCAATATTCAACTGTTGATGAATTAGTAAGAAATGAGGATTTAGAAGAATTAAAAAATGAATGGTTATCTGTGCCTGAGAACAAAGCTTTAGACGTTAGAGGTAAAAGTATGTATAGTGCAGGCTTCAATAAATTAATTTCTTTTTTTAGGAGTCATAATTCATAG
- a CDS encoding site-specific DNA-methyltransferase, whose protein sequence is MKLSDNEKRNIINMIQAGKNLPEKYRFLLFEDSREIELKWNGKSNEITNIALPFQIIEQIDEPRKEDQILEQQLLDFRKTSAGNTWNNKLIWGDNKFILSSLKNGPMRDEIEKQGGIKLVYIDPPFDVGADFSMNLEIGDYTYEKQPNVLEHIAYRDTWGKGNDSFLSMIYERLKLIKDLLADDGSIFVQCDWRVNSSIRKILDEIFGEENFCNEIIWKRKTGSTSQIGTKTKRFGHGTDSIFYYRKSQENIFNPQYGEQDPNYIKELFRHKDPDGRLYQSDNLANPAFRPTLRYEYKGYKPPKNGWAISLEKMKEFDKDGRLVFPKSIDGRIRRKRYLDELKGKPISNLWDDIGQLSSQSSQRMNYPTQKPEELLERVILTSSNPGDLICDFFVGSGTTSAVAEKLGRKWICADLGKFAIHTTRKRMISIQRELKKNEKPWMAFQVLNLGKYQRQHFLDDKPFAKDEISLKNRNIKFQEFENLIFEAYKANKVEGFKTLHAKKGDSFVSLGPVNQPLSRNHIEEVINECIENNIIAVDVLGFEYEMGLFPTIQEEAKKKGLRLNYKQIPIEIFDKRAVEKGQVIFHDVAYIDFKCNVVNNKISVELSDFAVFYNEESFEFSQDTKNNRTKVVVENGQIIEKKRDKDGVIKEKLLTKKWHDWIDYWAVDFDFESRKEIIKIEDENKQFLDKWTGNYIFENEWQSFRTKQTDFQLELRTSERECFKKSTKVAVKVIDIFGNDTMKVIEVDL, encoded by the coding sequence ATGAAGTTATCAGATAACGAAAAAAGAAATATCATCAATATGATCCAAGCGGGGAAAAATTTACCCGAAAAATATAGATTTCTACTTTTTGAAGACTCTAGAGAAATTGAATTAAAATGGAACGGGAAATCTAATGAGATTACGAATATTGCTTTACCTTTTCAAATAATTGAACAAATAGATGAACCAAGAAAAGAGGATCAAATTCTTGAGCAGCAATTACTTGATTTCAGAAAAACTTCTGCAGGTAACACTTGGAATAATAAGTTAATTTGGGGCGATAACAAATTTATTCTTTCCTCTTTAAAAAATGGTCCTATGAGGGATGAAATTGAAAAGCAGGGTGGTATAAAACTTGTCTATATAGATCCTCCCTTTGATGTTGGAGCAGATTTTTCTATGAACTTAGAAATTGGAGACTATACCTATGAAAAACAACCTAATGTTCTTGAACATATTGCTTACAGAGACACTTGGGGTAAGGGTAATGATTCTTTTCTATCCATGATTTATGAGAGATTAAAATTGATTAAAGATTTACTAGCAGATGATGGAAGCATTTTTGTTCAATGTGATTGGCGAGTAAATAGTTCAATTAGAAAAATTCTTGATGAAATTTTTGGTGAAGAAAATTTTTGCAATGAAATTATTTGGAAAAGGAAAACTGGCAGTACTAGTCAAATAGGAACAAAAACAAAAAGATTTGGACATGGGACTGATTCGATTTTTTACTACAGAAAAAGTCAAGAAAATATTTTTAATCCGCAATACGGGGAGCAAGACCCAAACTATATTAAAGAACTTTTTAGACACAAAGATCCTGATGGGAGACTTTATCAAAGTGATAATTTAGCGAATCCTGCTTTCAGACCAACCTTACGATACGAATATAAGGGTTATAAACCTCCAAAAAATGGATGGGCAATTTCACTTGAGAAAATGAAAGAATTTGATAAGGATGGAAGACTTGTATTCCCAAAATCAATTGATGGTCGAATTAGAAGAAAACGTTATTTAGATGAACTTAAAGGGAAACCAATTTCCAATCTGTGGGACGACATCGGGCAATTATCATCGCAATCTTCACAAAGAATGAATTATCCCACTCAGAAACCAGAAGAGTTATTGGAAAGGGTAATTTTAACTTCTTCAAATCCTGGAGATTTGATCTGTGATTTTTTTGTTGGTTCAGGTACTACATCTGCAGTTGCAGAAAAATTAGGAAGAAAATGGATTTGTGCAGATCTTGGCAAATTTGCTATTCATACTACTAGAAAGAGAATGATAAGCATTCAGAGGGAATTAAAAAAGAATGAGAAACCCTGGATGGCATTTCAAGTATTAAATTTAGGTAAATATCAAAGGCAACATTTTCTTGACGATAAACCTTTTGCTAAAGATGAAATATCTCTAAAGAATAGAAATATAAAATTTCAAGAATTTGAAAATCTCATATTTGAAGCATATAAGGCAAATAAAGTTGAAGGATTTAAGACTTTACATGCTAAAAAAGGTGATAGTTTCGTATCCCTTGGTCCTGTAAACCAACCTCTATCAAGAAATCATATCGAAGAAGTAATTAATGAATGTATTGAGAATAATATTATTGCTGTTGATGTATTGGGTTTTGAATATGAAATGGGTTTATTCCCAACAATACAAGAGGAAGCAAAGAAGAAAGGTTTACGATTAAATTATAAACAAATCCCAATAGAAATTTTTGATAAAAGGGCAGTAGAAAAAGGGCAAGTTATTTTCCATGACGTTGCATACATAGACTTTAAATGTAACGTAGTTAATAATAAAATTTCTGTTGAACTTAGTGATTTTGCGGTATTTTATAATGAAGAATCATTTGAATTCAGTCAGGATACTAAGAACAATAGGACAAAAGTAGTTGTTGAAAATGGTCAAATAATTGAGAAAAAAAGAGATAAAGATGGTGTTATAAAAGAAAAATTATTAACTAAAAAATGGCATGATTGGATTGATTATTGGGCAGTAGATTTTGATTTTGAATCTAGAAAAGAAATTATAAAAATTGAGGATGAGAACAAACAATTTCTAGACAAATGGACCGGAAATTATATTTTTGAAAATGAATGGCAATCTTTCAGAACAAAACAAACTGACTTTCAATTAGAATTAAGAACTTCCGAAAGAGAATGTTTTAAGAAAAGTACAAAAGTTGCTGTAAAAGTTATTGATATTTTTGGTAATGACACAATGAAAGTTATCGAGGTTGATCTTTAA